The following are from one region of the Capsicum annuum cultivar UCD-10X-F1 chromosome 1, UCD10Xv1.1, whole genome shotgun sequence genome:
- the LOC107843906 gene encoding ADP-ribosylation factor-like protein 2 encodes MGLLSIIRKIKRKEKEMRILMVGLDNSGKTTIVLKINGEDTSVISPTLGFNIKTITYHKYTLNIWDVGGQKTIRSYWRNYFEQTDGLVWVVDSSDLRRLDDCRSELHNLLKEERLSGASLLIFANKQDIQGALSPDEIAKVLNLEAMDNSRHWRIVGCSACTGDGLLEGFDWLVRDVASRIYMLD; translated from the coding sequence ATGGGACTTCTCAGCATTATCCGAAAGATTAAgcgaaaagaaaaggaaatgcGCATCCTTATGGTGGGTCTTGACAACTCTGGTAAGACCAcaatagttttaaaaataaacGGTGAAGACACAAGTGTCATCAGTCCAACTCTTGGcttcaacatcaaaaccatcACGTATCACAAGTATACCCTCAATATATGGGATGTCGGGGGCCAGAAAACAATACGGTCTTATTGGAGAAACTACTTTGAGCAAACTGATGGCTTGGTGTGGGTTGTGGATAGTTCTGATCTGAGAAGGCTGGATGACTGCAGATCCGAGCTACATAATCTTCTAAAAGAGGAGAGGCTATCAGGAGCATCATTATTGATTTTTGCAAACAAGCAGGACATACAAGGTGCTCTTTCTCCAGATGAAATAGCCAAAGTGCTTAATCTGGAGGCTATGGACAATAGCAGGCACTGGAGAATCGTGGGATGTAGTGCATGCACCGGAGACGGGCTACTTGAGGGATTTGATTGGCTGGTACGAGACGTTGCATCACGAATCTATATGCTTGATTAA